GCGATCGAGCGCAAATATTGGGAAGGAGACCCTCCAGACCCCCCGTTTGCTGCAATCCCCGAAAATATTTTTTCGGCCGGACCGAAATCTTCGTTCCGATGCACCGAAACATAACTTTCCTGGAGGCAAGCTTGGATCCCGCAAATCCAAGCCAGAATTTGCCGAACTTCAGTTTGGATTTCCCGAACTCTAGCTTGGGTTCGCCGGATTCAAGCCTGGATTTCCCGAGCCCTGGCTTGGATTTCCGGTAACCAAGCCTGCTTTTCCCTTAACCAAGCTTGGATTTATCAGACTCTGGTTTGAATTTCCCAAATCCAGGCTTGGATCTCTCGAAAACCGGGCTTGCTGTTCCAGAAACCAGGCTTGGATTGCCACATTCTGATTTGGATTTTGCAAACCTAAGCGTGCTTTCCTCAAACCCAAGCTTGGATTTGCCGAACGCCGGTTTGAATTTCCGAAATCCAAGCCTGGATTTGTCAAACCCATGCGTGCTTTCGCCGGAGCCCGGGTTGGAATTATCGGATTCTGGTTTGGAGTTCCGAAATCCGAGCTTGGATTTGCCGAGGGCAAGCTTGCCTTTGGCAGGATCAAGCCGGCATTTGCGAGACTCTGGCTGGATTTCTGAAATACAGGCTTGGATTAGCCGAATCCAAGCCTGCGCGCTGATTTTTCTCGTCTGAGCAGCATTGGACAAAAACAGTTGAGCGAAAGAATCGGGAACCCATCGGGACGATCGGTGTCTATCTCTACATGAGGTATTGGTGGATCTCGGTGCTTTGCGTCATTAGTTCCGTTTCCGCGTCGAGTTCAGTGCTGAGGATTTCGATCCGCGTCGAAACTCCAGTAATTGTCGGACGCGTGATTTGGATTGAAGCGAATGTGCCGCAAACATCTACGCGATTCAGCTGTCTCGACCTCAAACGTGACGGTAAACTCATGCCCCTTTCTCCGATCTGCCCTGACCCTCTACCCACGGGCCCTCCACCGCTTGCATTGCACCTGATAGCACCCGGTTCACCGGGAATGCGCTACCCCTTATATGCGCGCTACGGAATCGATCGGCCTGGGAAGTATTCCGTTCGCTGGAGGGTTCTGGAGGTGATTCCGCCGCCACCCCCGATTTCGACTGCAGGGGACAAGAAACCCTTGACCTTTAACAAGATTAGAGAACGTTTGGCGGCTCAGTCCAATTGGGTTGATTTCACTGTTTCGAAATAAAAATATCTCCGCGCGCCATGCAACGCCACGCGAACGGGAGGCTTATGAACAAAGACTAAACTCTGATTGAGCCGTCAGCGGAATCGCTCGCAGAGGTCCTTGAGCAGATTTCTCGCGTAACAAGCTGCGCCCGTGAGATGACCGCCCCTACATCTATCAATCAACGCAATACGCGCGATCGCCGCGCCTACGGGCCGAATCCCGCCGATTTCATGCCTCTTAAGGCTTTCGCCCGGCTACTGCGCCATTTGCGCAATTGAAATCGACAAGCCATCGGGATCGGTAAAAACAGCGAGCTTGATTCCCTCGCCTTCGCGCTGCATCGGCGGCATCACGAACCGAACGCCTCTGCCCTGCAGTTCAGCGTAGGTCTTATCCACATCGCTGACATTGAAACCGATCGAACAGGTGCCGGCAGCCTTGTTCTGATCGCCCCCGCCAGAGGCATCACGTTTGACGCCGCCACCGTGCAAAGCCAGCGTGGTGGTTCCTGTGGAGAACTCGCTCCAGTCCGGCGATTCAAACTTCAACGGA
The sequence above is a segment of the Terriglobia bacterium genome. Coding sequences within it:
- a CDS encoding VOC family protein produces the protein MFSNLDYTMIIVSDMAQSVAFYRDRLGLPLKFESPDWSEFSTGTTTLALHGGGVKRDASGGGDQNKAAGTCSIGFNVSDVDKTYAELQGRGVRFVMPPMQREGEGIKLAVFTDPDGLSISIAQMAQ